The following proteins are encoded in a genomic region of Pseudomonas saponiphila:
- the istA gene encoding IS21 family transposase, translated as MAAPRVAMRNIKECLRLKFEAGLSHEKIARALQLSKGVVSKYIAAARVAGLDWPALVAMDEAALAAALFAPTSTNKPRGERVLPDVLSIHRELRRKGVTLQLLWEEYLAAHAGQPTYRYTQFVEHYRRYAQTLKRSMRQLHRAGEKLFIDYAGPTLPVVDPATGEVRRAHIFVAALGASNYTYACATPGETQVDWLTSLGQALTYFGGVPEMVVPDNPRALVAQPDRYEPGLNRATLECARHYQTVILPARPRKPQDKAKAEVAVQVVERWIMARLRHRQFFSLHALNQAIAELLEDLNRRPFKRLDGCRRDWFERLDRPALRALPVHPYEVATFKRCKVSIDYHIEVNGSFYSVPSALARQNVDVRLTAHTLEVLHGNRRVASHLLLGRRGAYSTQREHMPAAHQAHREWTPQRLLDWGARIGPYTRQLIDHQLTHKPHPEMGYRACLGLLSLARRYGNARLEAAAERAVHLRAFTGRSVRNLLQQGLDQQPLPQRAAETTLPGDHENVRGADYYQPPQQELFDDAATHPESTAPATPGRHGPRPGRAMDAAGQPQPELR; from the coding sequence ATGGCGGCGCCGCGAGTAGCCATGCGAAACATCAAAGAATGTCTGCGCCTCAAGTTTGAGGCCGGCTTGTCCCACGAGAAGATTGCCCGTGCCTTGCAGCTGTCCAAGGGCGTGGTTAGCAAGTACATCGCGGCGGCGCGGGTGGCCGGGCTGGACTGGCCGGCGCTGGTGGCCATGGACGAGGCCGCGCTGGCGGCCGCCTTGTTTGCACCGACGTCGACGAACAAGCCGCGCGGTGAGCGAGTGCTGCCCGATGTGCTGAGCATCCACCGCGAGTTGCGACGCAAGGGCGTGACCTTGCAGCTGCTGTGGGAGGAATATCTCGCCGCGCATGCGGGCCAGCCGACCTACCGCTACACCCAGTTCGTCGAGCACTACCGGCGCTACGCCCAGACGCTCAAACGTTCGATGCGTCAGCTGCACCGTGCGGGCGAGAAGCTATTCATCGACTATGCCGGGCCGACGCTGCCGGTGGTCGACCCGGCCACCGGCGAAGTGCGCCGGGCGCACATCTTCGTCGCCGCCCTGGGCGCCTCGAATTACACCTATGCCTGCGCGACGCCAGGCGAAACCCAGGTGGACTGGCTGACCTCGCTGGGCCAGGCTCTGACCTACTTTGGCGGCGTGCCGGAAATGGTTGTGCCGGACAATCCGCGCGCCCTGGTCGCCCAGCCGGATCGCTACGAGCCGGGCCTGAACCGGGCCACGCTGGAGTGCGCGCGTCATTACCAGACGGTGATCCTGCCGGCACGGCCACGCAAGCCTCAGGACAAGGCCAAGGCCGAGGTGGCGGTGCAGGTGGTCGAGCGCTGGATCATGGCGCGGCTGCGCCATCGGCAGTTCTTCAGCCTGCATGCGCTTAACCAGGCCATCGCCGAGCTGCTGGAGGATCTGAATCGGCGCCCGTTCAAGCGGCTCGATGGCTGCCGGCGCGACTGGTTCGAGCGCCTGGATCGCCCGGCCTTGCGAGCGCTGCCGGTGCATCCCTACGAGGTCGCCACCTTCAAGCGCTGCAAGGTCAGCATCGACTACCACATCGAGGTCAATGGCAGCTTCTACAGCGTGCCCTCCGCCCTGGCCCGGCAGAACGTGGACGTGCGACTGACGGCACACACCCTGGAAGTGCTGCATGGCAACCGGCGGGTGGCCAGCCACCTGCTGCTGGGGCGACGCGGCGCTTACAGTACCCAGCGCGAGCACATGCCCGCGGCGCACCAGGCGCATCGCGAATGGACGCCACAACGCCTGCTCGACTGGGGCGCGCGGATCGGCCCCTACACGCGCCAACTGATCGATCACCAACTGACCCACAAGCCGCACCCGGAGATGGGCTACCGCGCCTGCCTCGGCCTGCTCTCGCTGGCCCGGCGCTATGGCAATGCACGCCTGGAAGCCGCTGCCGAACGTGCCGTACACCTGCGCGCCTTCACCGGGCGCAGCGTGCGCAACCTGCTCCAGCAAGGCCTGGATCAACAGCCGCTGCCCCAGCGTGCCGCCGAAACGACCTTACCCGGCGACCACGAGAACGTCCGTGGCGCCGACTACTACCAACCCCCGCAACAGGAGCTGTTCGATGATGCCGCAACACACCCTGAATCAACTGCACCAGCTACGCCTGGACGGCATGGCCCGCGCCCTGGAAGAGCAATGGACGCTGCCGGCCAGCCACAGCCTGAGCTTCGATGA
- a CDS encoding DUF1289 domain-containing protein has product MPNQTIKTPCVGLCSTVYGDLVCRGCKRFHHEVINWNGYNEEEKRAVWLRLEQLLVQVMAAKLEVFDPARLRGQLEQRKIRFVPHQSEYCWAYQLIARGARVINQLDAYGMVLLPEFRDWALPELRDAIDREFFLLSEAHYQRYIAPGFLKDALG; this is encoded by the coding sequence ATGCCCAATCAGACCATCAAGACCCCCTGCGTCGGCCTCTGCTCCACTGTCTACGGCGATCTGGTGTGCCGTGGCTGCAAGCGTTTCCATCACGAAGTGATCAACTGGAATGGTTACAACGAAGAGGAAAAACGCGCGGTCTGGCTGCGTCTTGAGCAACTGCTGGTGCAGGTGATGGCGGCCAAGCTGGAAGTCTTCGACCCGGCGCGCCTGCGCGGGCAACTGGAGCAGCGCAAGATCCGTTTCGTGCCGCACCAGTCCGAATACTGCTGGGCCTACCAGCTGATTGCCCGGGGCGCGCGGGTGATCAACCAGCTCGACGCCTACGGCATGGTGCTGTTGCCGGAGTTCCGCGATTGGGCGCTGCCGGAGTTGCGCGACGCCATCGATCGGGAGTTCTTCCTGCTGTCGGAAGCCCATTACCAGCGCTACATCGCCCCCGGTTTTCTCAAGGACGCCCTGGGCTGA
- a CDS encoding tRNA-(ms[2]io[6]A)-hydroxylase, giving the protein MNFPEIHDFLGCRTPDAWVQAALADQETLLIDHKNCEFKAASTALSLIAKYHSHVDLINMMSRLAREELVHHEQVMRLMKRRKVELRQLHAGRYASGLRKVVRSHEPVKLVDTLVVGAFIEARSCERFEALVPHLDEELGKFYFGLLKSEARHYQGYLKLAYQYGDAKDIAQVIDKVRAAEQELIESPDPEFRFHSGVPAW; this is encoded by the coding sequence ATGAACTTTCCGGAAATTCATGACTTCCTCGGCTGTCGGACCCCCGACGCCTGGGTCCAGGCGGCCCTGGCCGATCAGGAAACCCTGCTGATCGACCACAAGAACTGCGAGTTCAAGGCCGCCAGCACCGCCCTGAGCCTGATCGCCAAGTACCACTCCCATGTCGACCTGATCAACATGATGTCGCGCCTGGCCCGGGAAGAGCTGGTGCACCACGAACAGGTCATGCGCCTGATGAAAAGGCGCAAGGTCGAACTGCGCCAGTTGCACGCCGGGCGCTATGCCTCGGGCCTGCGCAAGGTGGTGCGCAGCCACGAGCCGGTGAAGCTGGTGGACACCCTGGTGGTCGGTGCCTTCATCGAAGCCCGCAGTTGCGAGCGCTTCGAAGCCCTGGTGCCGCACCTGGACGAAGAACTGGGCAAGTTCTACTTCGGCCTGCTCAAGAGCGAGGCCCGGCACTACCAGGGCTACCTGAAGCTGGCCTACCAGTACGGCGACGCCAAGGACATCGCCCAGGTGATCGACAAGGTGCGGGCCGCCGAGCAGGAGCTGATCGAGTCCCCTGACCCGGAGTTTCGCTTCCACAGTGGCGTGCCGGCCTGGTAA
- the acnB gene encoding bifunctional aconitate hydratase 2/2-methylisocitrate dehydratase: MLEAYRKHIEERAALGIVPQPLNAEQTAGLVELLKNPPAGEEAFLVDLITNRVPPGVDEAAYVKAGFLSAVAKGEATSPLIDKKRAVELLGTMQGGYNIATMVELLDNAELASVAAAQLKHTLLMFDAFHDVAEKAKAGNAQAKAVLESWAAGEWFTNKPAIADKYSLTVFKVPGETNTDDLSPAPDAWSRPDIPLHALAMLKMARDGIVPEQQGAIGPLKQIEEVKAKGFPVAYVGDVVGTGSSRKSATNSVLWFFGDDIPYVPNKRAGGFCFGSKIAPIFYNTMEDAGALPIEFDVSNLNMGDVIDVYPHAGKVCKHGSDEVITTFELKTPVLLDEVRAGGRIPLIVGRGLTEKARAELGLGPTDLFKLPEAPIDTGKGYTLAQKMVGKACGLAKGKGVRPGTYCEPKMTTVGSQDTTGPMTRDELKDLACLGFSADLVMQSFCHTAAYPKPIDVTTHHTLPDFIMTRGGVSLRPGDGIIHSWLNRMLLPDTVGTGGDSHTRFPIGISFPAGSGLVAFAAATGVMPLDMPESILVRFKGKLQPGVTLRDLVHAIPYYAIQKGLLTVEKKGKKNAFSGRILEIEGLETLTVEQAFELSDASAERSAAGCTIKLSKESIAEYLKSNITLLRWMIGEGYGDARTLERRAQAMEAWLANPELLEADKDAEYAEVIEIDLADVKEPVLCAPNDPDDARLLSSVAGQKIDEVFIGSCMTNIGHFRAAGKLLDQVKGQLPTRLWLSPPTKMDAHQLTEEGYYGIYGKAGARMEMPGCSLCMGNQARVEPNSTVVSTSTRNFPNRLGDGANVYLASAELASVASILGRLPTVEEYMEYAGKIDSMAADVYRYLSFDQIAEFREAAANAKIPVVQA, translated from the coding sequence GTGCTTGAAGCCTACCGCAAACATATCGAAGAGCGCGCAGCACTGGGTATCGTTCCCCAGCCGCTAAACGCCGAACAAACTGCAGGCCTGGTCGAGCTGCTGAAGAATCCCCCGGCTGGCGAAGAAGCCTTCCTCGTTGACCTGATCACCAACCGCGTTCCACCAGGAGTGGACGAAGCCGCCTACGTCAAGGCCGGTTTCCTCTCCGCCGTCGCCAAGGGCGAAGCCACTTCGCCGCTGATCGACAAGAAGCGTGCCGTCGAGCTGCTGGGCACCATGCAGGGCGGCTACAACATCGCCACCATGGTCGAGCTGCTGGACAACGCCGAACTGGCCAGCGTTGCTGCCGCCCAGCTCAAGCACACCCTGCTGATGTTCGATGCGTTCCACGACGTTGCCGAAAAAGCCAAGGCAGGCAATGCCCAGGCCAAGGCCGTGCTGGAATCCTGGGCCGCCGGCGAGTGGTTCACCAACAAGCCCGCCATCGCCGACAAGTACAGCCTGACCGTATTCAAGGTTCCTGGCGAAACCAACACCGACGACCTGTCCCCTGCCCCGGACGCCTGGTCGCGCCCTGATATCCCGCTGCACGCCCTGGCCATGCTGAAAATGGCCCGTGACGGCATCGTGCCTGAGCAACAAGGCGCCATCGGCCCGCTCAAGCAGATCGAAGAAGTCAAGGCCAAGGGCTTCCCGGTTGCCTACGTCGGCGACGTGGTGGGTACCGGTTCCTCGCGTAAATCGGCCACCAACTCGGTGCTGTGGTTCTTCGGCGACGACATCCCTTACGTGCCGAACAAGCGCGCCGGTGGCTTCTGCTTCGGCTCGAAAATCGCCCCGATCTTCTACAACACCATGGAAGACGCCGGCGCCCTGCCGATCGAGTTCGACGTGTCGAACCTGAACATGGGCGACGTGATCGACGTCTACCCGCACGCTGGCAAGGTCTGCAAGCACGGTAGCGACGAAGTCATCACCACCTTCGAACTCAAGACTCCGGTACTGCTGGACGAAGTTCGCGCTGGCGGCCGTATCCCGCTGATCGTCGGCCGTGGCCTGACCGAAAAGGCCCGCGCCGAGCTGGGCCTGGGCCCAACCGACCTGTTCAAACTGCCTGAAGCACCTATCGATACCGGCAAGGGCTACACCCTGGCACAGAAGATGGTCGGCAAGGCCTGTGGCCTGGCCAAGGGCAAGGGCGTGCGTCCTGGCACCTACTGCGAACCGAAGATGACCACCGTCGGCTCCCAGGACACCACTGGCCCGATGACCCGTGACGAGCTGAAAGACCTGGCCTGCCTGGGCTTCTCCGCCGACCTGGTGATGCAGTCGTTCTGCCACACCGCGGCCTATCCGAAGCCGATCGACGTCACCACCCACCACACCCTGCCCGACTTCATCATGACCCGTGGCGGCGTGTCCCTGCGTCCGGGCGACGGCATCATCCACTCGTGGCTGAACCGCATGCTGCTGCCGGACACCGTCGGCACCGGTGGCGACTCCCACACCCGTTTCCCGATCGGCATCTCGTTCCCGGCCGGTTCCGGCCTGGTGGCCTTCGCCGCCGCCACTGGCGTGATGCCACTGGACATGCCGGAATCGATCCTGGTTCGCTTCAAGGGCAAGCTGCAGCCTGGTGTCACCCTGCGTGACCTCGTCCACGCCATTCCTTACTACGCGATCCAGAAAGGCCTGCTGACCGTCGAGAAGAAAGGCAAGAAGAACGCCTTCTCCGGCCGCATCCTGGAGATCGAAGGTCTGGAAACCCTGACCGTCGAGCAAGCCTTCGAACTGTCCGACGCCTCGGCCGAACGTTCGGCTGCCGGTTGCACCATCAAGCTGTCCAAGGAATCGATCGCCGAGTACCTGAAGTCCAACATCACCCTGCTGCGCTGGATGATCGGCGAAGGCTACGGCGATGCCCGTACCCTGGAGCGTCGCGCGCAAGCGATGGAAGCCTGGCTGGCCAACCCCGAGCTGCTGGAAGCCGACAAGGACGCCGAGTACGCCGAAGTCATCGAGATCGACCTGGCCGACGTCAAGGAGCCTGTGCTCTGCGCGCCGAACGACCCGGACGACGCTCGCCTGCTGTCCAGCGTTGCTGGCCAGAAGATCGACGAAGTGTTCATCGGTTCCTGCATGACCAACATCGGTCACTTCCGCGCGGCCGGTAAGCTGCTGGATCAGGTCAAGGGCCAGCTGCCAACCCGTCTGTGGCTGTCGCCGCCGACCAAGATGGACGCTCACCAGCTGACCGAGGAAGGCTACTACGGCATCTACGGCAAGGCCGGCGCGCGCATGGAAATGCCGGGCTGCTCGCTGTGCATGGGTAACCAGGCACGTGTAGAACCGAACAGCACCGTGGTGTCGACCTCGACCCGTAACTTCCCGAACCGTCTGGGCGATGGCGCCAACGTCTACCTGGCTTCGGCCGAGCTGGCGTCGGTGGCTTCGATCCTGGGTCGCCTGCCGACCGTCGAGGAGTACATGGAATACGCCGGCAAGATCGACAGCATGGCGGCGGACGTGTACCGCTACCTGAGCTTCGACCAGATCGCCGAGTTCCGTGAAGCTGCAGCCAACGCCAAGATCCCGGTGGTGCAAGCCTAA
- a CDS encoding ParB-like protein, translating to MARAHPQLIRARLDTLHPTQLTVGLAEVDAKRRMWQQLKRKARAAALEDHWFPCVLGPRQRYYIVDHHHFGMALLQEQVNEVSLLVLKDLSFVDADSFWEVMAFNQWAHPYDAQGVRRSFERIPPRILDLQDDPYRSLAGLLRRAGGFAKDTTPFSEFLWADFFRRRIEKQALGKLGAKVQARAMKLARSQDARYLPGWVGQIVD from the coding sequence ATGGCCCGTGCTCACCCGCAGTTGATCCGTGCCCGCCTGGATACGCTGCACCCGACCCAACTCACCGTGGGCCTGGCCGAAGTCGATGCCAAGCGCCGGATGTGGCAGCAGCTCAAGCGCAAGGCGCGGGCGGCAGCCCTGGAGGATCACTGGTTTCCCTGTGTGCTGGGCCCTCGGCAGCGCTACTACATCGTCGACCATCATCACTTCGGCATGGCCCTGCTGCAGGAACAGGTGAATGAGGTGTCGCTGCTGGTGCTCAAGGACCTGTCCTTTGTCGACGCAGACAGCTTCTGGGAGGTGATGGCGTTCAACCAATGGGCCCATCCTTACGACGCGCAGGGCGTGCGGCGTTCGTTCGAGCGGATTCCCCCGCGCATCCTCGACCTGCAGGATGATCCCTATCGCAGCCTGGCCGGGCTGTTGCGCCGCGCCGGCGGTTTTGCCAAGGACACCACGCCGTTCAGCGAATTTCTCTGGGCGGACTTTTTCCGCCGGCGCATCGAAAAGCAGGCGCTGGGCAAGTTGGGGGCCAAGGTCCAGGCCCGGGCCATGAAGCTGGCGCGCAGCCAGGACGCACGTTACTTGCCAGGATGGGTGGGCCAGATTGTCGACTGA
- a CDS encoding AraC family transcriptional regulator, with translation MTDFDAAVPDDLSEWCAGPDVIALRGDDHPASEFRLGTREYDWHQHARGQVFCVETGMIQVRTAHGAWLLPPQRAGWMPPGVAHQIRVSGALTGWSLLLSPSASRQLQDRPCVLGISSVLRVLVERAAGWSGQARLGPEQARISAVILDELRGAAPQPLHLPLPSEPRLLKIAQAILDNRDSQWTLKDWAAWGAMSASTLRRLMLAQTGMNFARWRQQAQLALALEMLARGVAVNQVADALGYASASNFIAMFRRAFGDSPARYFAVRPGA, from the coding sequence ATGACCGACTTCGACGCCGCCGTGCCCGACGACCTCAGCGAATGGTGTGCCGGACCCGATGTCATCGCCCTGCGTGGCGATGACCACCCCGCCAGCGAGTTTCGTCTCGGCACCCGCGAATACGACTGGCACCAGCACGCCCGGGGGCAGGTGTTCTGCGTGGAAACCGGGATGATCCAGGTCAGGACCGCCCATGGCGCCTGGCTGCTGCCGCCGCAGCGCGCTGGCTGGATGCCGCCGGGGGTGGCGCATCAGATCCGCGTCAGCGGTGCCCTGACCGGCTGGAGCCTGCTGCTCTCGCCCAGCGCCAGCCGGCAGTTGCAGGACAGGCCCTGCGTGCTGGGGATCTCCAGTGTGTTGCGGGTGCTGGTGGAGCGCGCTGCGGGCTGGAGCGGCCAGGCCCGCCTGGGGCCCGAGCAGGCGCGGATCAGCGCGGTGATACTCGACGAACTGCGCGGCGCCGCGCCGCAGCCCTTGCACTTGCCGCTGCCCAGCGAACCCCGGCTGCTGAAGATTGCCCAGGCCATTCTGGACAACCGCGACAGCCAGTGGACCCTCAAGGATTGGGCTGCCTGGGGCGCGATGTCGGCCAGCACCCTGCGGCGCCTGATGCTGGCACAGACTGGCATGAACTTCGCCCGGTGGCGCCAGCAGGCACAACTGGCGCTGGCCCTGGAGATGCTGGCCCGCGGGGTGGCGGTCAATCAGGTGGCGGATGCCCTTGGCTACGCCTCGGCGAGCAACTTCATCGCCATGTTCCGCCGGGCCTTTGGCGATTCCCCCGCCCGCTACTTCGCGGTGCGGCCCGGTGCCTGA
- the istB gene encoding IS21-like element IS1474 family helper ATPase IstB, with protein sequence MMPQHTLNQLHQLRLDGMARALEEQWTLPASHSLSFDERLGLLLDRELAWRDNQRLVRLRKKAKLKYANACLEDLDRRTGRALDERLIATLASGDWIRQQHNLLLTGPTGAGKTWLACALGNQACRQGYSTLYLRTPRLLEQLRIAHGDGSFGRTLQQLAKVDVLVLDDWALAPLEEGARHDLLEVIDDRAGSRSTILTSQLPIEHWHGWINDPTLADAILDRLVHNAYRLTMKGESLRRKKAEEQAAS encoded by the coding sequence ATGATGCCGCAACACACCCTGAATCAACTGCACCAGCTACGCCTGGACGGCATGGCCCGCGCCCTGGAAGAGCAATGGACGCTGCCGGCCAGCCACAGCCTGAGCTTCGATGAACGCCTCGGCCTACTGCTCGACCGCGAACTGGCCTGGCGTGACAACCAGCGCCTGGTACGGCTGCGCAAGAAGGCCAAGCTCAAGTACGCCAACGCCTGCCTGGAAGATCTCGACCGCCGCACCGGACGCGCCCTGGACGAGCGTCTGATCGCCACCCTGGCCAGTGGCGACTGGATCCGCCAGCAGCACAACCTGCTGCTGACCGGCCCGACCGGTGCCGGCAAAACCTGGCTGGCCTGCGCCCTGGGCAACCAGGCCTGCCGCCAGGGCTATAGCACCCTGTACCTGCGCACCCCGCGCCTGCTGGAACAACTGCGCATCGCTCATGGCGACGGCAGCTTCGGCCGTACCCTGCAACAGCTGGCAAAGGTCGACGTCCTGGTGCTGGACGACTGGGCGCTAGCCCCGCTGGAGGAAGGAGCCCGGCATGACCTGCTGGAGGTGATCGACGACCGCGCTGGCAGCCGCTCCACCATCCTGACGAGCCAACTGCCCATCGAGCACTGGCACGGCTGGATCAACGACCCGACCCTGGCCGATGCCATCCTCGACCGCCTGGTGCACAACGCCTACCGACTGACGATGAAAGGCGAGTCGCTGCGCCGAAAAAAAGCCGAGGAACAAGCCGCATCGTGA
- a CDS encoding winged helix-turn-helix domain-containing protein, whose translation MDNLGLGKVLLVEDDEKLAGLIANFLSQHGFEVLAVHRGDVALAAYLEFKPKLVVLDLMLPGQSGLHVCREIRAVADTPIVILTAKEDDLDHILGLESGADDYVIKPIKPAVLLARLRALQRRQVPESSAARGALEFGVLSIDRSSREVRLSGEPIELTTMEFELLWLLASAAGKTLSRDDILNRMRGIEFDGLNRSVDVYISKLRGKLKDNPREPVCIKTVWGKGYLFNPFAWEV comes from the coding sequence ATGGATAACCTGGGGCTTGGCAAGGTCCTGCTGGTGGAAGATGACGAGAAGCTCGCCGGGCTGATCGCCAATTTCCTGTCCCAGCATGGCTTTGAAGTGTTGGCGGTGCATCGGGGCGACGTGGCCCTGGCGGCGTATCTCGAATTCAAACCGAAACTGGTGGTGCTCGACCTGATGTTGCCGGGCCAGAGCGGCCTGCACGTGTGCCGGGAGATCCGCGCCGTGGCCGATACCCCGATCGTCATCCTCACCGCCAAGGAAGACGATCTGGACCACATCCTCGGCCTGGAATCCGGCGCCGACGATTACGTGATCAAGCCCATCAAGCCGGCGGTGCTGCTGGCGCGCCTGCGGGCCCTGCAGCGGCGCCAGGTGCCGGAGTCGAGCGCTGCGCGCGGGGCCCTGGAGTTCGGCGTGCTGAGCATCGACCGCAGCAGCCGCGAGGTGCGCCTGTCCGGCGAGCCGATCGAACTGACCACCATGGAGTTCGAGCTGCTGTGGCTGCTGGCCAGCGCGGCGGGCAAGACCCTGTCCCGGGACGACATTCTCAACCGCATGCGCGGCATCGAGTTCGACGGTCTGAACCGCAGCGTCGACGTCTACATCAGCAAACTGCGCGGCAAGCTCAAGGACAATCCCCGCGAGCCGGTGTGCATCAAGACCGTATGGGGCAAGGGCTACCTGTTCAATCCGTTCGCCTGGGAGGTGTGA
- a CDS encoding universal stress protein, translating to MQSIRSILVVIDPTPGESLALKRAKLIAGVTQAHLHLLVCDRKHEHSALLSVLKSSLSSEGYSVTTEQAWNESLHETIIDVQQAEGCGLVIKQHVHENPLKKVLLTPADWKLLRYCPTPVLLVKTANPWAGGVVMAAIDVGNMDGEHRTLHASIVDHGFDIASLAKAQLHVISAHPSPMLSAADPVFQLKETIEKRYREECKAFQAEFDIDDNHLHIEEGPADVLIPHMAHKLGAVLTIIGTVARTGLSGALIGNTAEVVLDSLDSDVLVLKPADIMDHLEELAAKA from the coding sequence ATGCAAAGTATCCGCAGCATCCTGGTGGTCATCGATCCCACGCCTGGCGAAAGTCTCGCCCTCAAGCGCGCCAAGCTGATTGCCGGGGTCACCCAGGCCCATCTGCACCTGCTGGTCTGCGACAGGAAGCACGAGCATTCGGCGCTGCTCAGCGTGCTCAAGAGCAGCCTGAGCAGCGAAGGCTACAGCGTCACCACCGAACAGGCGTGGAACGAGAGCCTGCATGAAACCATCATCGACGTGCAGCAGGCCGAAGGCTGCGGCCTGGTGATCAAGCAGCACGTCCATGAAAACCCGCTGAAGAAGGTCCTGCTGACCCCGGCGGACTGGAAGCTGCTGCGCTACTGCCCGACCCCGGTGCTACTGGTCAAGACCGCCAACCCCTGGGCCGGCGGCGTGGTCATGGCGGCCATCGACGTTGGCAACATGGACGGCGAGCACCGCACGCTGCACGCCAGCATCGTCGACCATGGCTTCGACATCGCCAGCCTGGCCAAGGCCCAGTTGCACGTGATCAGCGCCCACCCGTCACCGATGCTCTCGGCCGCCGATCCAGTGTTCCAGCTCAAGGAAACCATCGAGAAGCGCTATCGCGAGGAGTGCAAGGCGTTCCAGGCCGAGTTCGATATCGACGACAACCACCTGCACATCGAAGAAGGCCCGGCGGATGTGCTGATTCCCCACATGGCCCACAAGCTGGGGGCCGTGCTGACCATCATCGGCACCGTGGCCCGCACCGGGCTGTCGGGGGCCTTGATCGGCAATACCGCCGAGGTGGTGCTCGATTCCCTGGACAGCGACGTGCTGGTGCTCAAGCCGGCGGACATCATGGATCACCTGGAAGAACTGGCGGCCAAGGCCTGA
- a CDS encoding MFS transporter: protein MSSVSLPAAPALLRRGTPSWVATLVACVCAFMVVMDGAIVNIALPAMRQELALSAAQLQWVVDAYLLLLGGFMLLAARAGDLYGRRALLLWGLALFSLASLVGGMAQSAWVLLSARAVQGFAAAALATSPLAVIMAGHPKGAGRERAIGLWAACAALGSAFGVVAGGLLTSLYSWRWVMWVNVPVALLLMAVVGALLNPRAVDVRRQSLDVPGALSVTLALGALIFALAQSTRDGWNDPRVQAALGVAVLASVLFVVVQRRAPEPLVRLEILRLRNVPIGMLMIGGLGAVLTCSTYFLSQALQRVVGLDAWDTGLALLPLALALAVAAMLSRRLREAGCTRLPLFGGLISALGLAWLYGLPAQPSMLHDLLLPTLLTGVGCGLTLMSATQAVLSGVPQGDCGLAAGLQNAARQLGGAIGLALLVALAHGVSGDLAGTVPPVAAELAGYQAAFLAAALISCASALLSLALRHGES, encoded by the coding sequence ATGTCATCTGTTTCCCTTCCGGCCGCACCCGCCTTGTTGAGGCGCGGCACCCCTTCCTGGGTGGCGACGCTGGTTGCCTGTGTCTGCGCCTTCATGGTGGTGATGGACGGCGCCATCGTGAATATCGCGCTGCCGGCCATGCGTCAGGAGCTGGCGTTGTCCGCTGCGCAATTGCAGTGGGTGGTGGACGCCTACCTGTTGCTGCTGGGCGGTTTCATGCTGCTGGCGGCCCGGGCCGGTGACCTTTACGGACGCCGGGCACTGCTGCTGTGGGGGCTGGCGCTGTTCAGCCTCGCCAGCCTGGTTGGGGGCATGGCACAGAGCGCCTGGGTGCTGCTGAGCGCCCGCGCGGTCCAGGGTTTCGCCGCGGCGGCGCTGGCCACTTCACCCCTGGCGGTAATCATGGCCGGGCACCCCAAGGGCGCCGGGCGTGAACGGGCTATTGGCCTGTGGGCGGCCTGTGCGGCCTTGGGCTCGGCCTTTGGCGTGGTCGCCGGCGGGCTGCTGACCAGCCTCTACAGCTGGCGCTGGGTGATGTGGGTAAACGTGCCGGTGGCGCTGTTGCTGATGGCGGTGGTCGGGGCCTTGCTCAACCCGCGGGCTGTCGACGTTCGCCGCCAGAGTCTCGATGTGCCCGGGGCGCTGAGTGTGACCCTGGCACTGGGTGCCCTGATCTTCGCCCTGGCGCAGTCGACCCGCGACGGCTGGAACGATCCCAGGGTGCAGGCTGCGCTGGGGGTAGCTGTGCTGGCATCGGTGCTGTTCGTGGTGGTGCAGCGTCGGGCTCCGGAGCCCCTGGTAAGGCTGGAGATTCTGCGCCTGCGCAATGTGCCCATCGGCATGCTGATGATCGGCGGCTTGGGGGCGGTGCTGACCTGTTCCACCTATTTCCTGTCCCAGGCGTTGCAGCGGGTGGTCGGGCTCGATGCCTGGGATACCGGGCTGGCGCTGTTGCCCCTGGCGCTGGCCCTGGCCGTTGCGGCGATGCTTTCGCGGCGCCTGCGCGAGGCGGGCTGCACGCGCCTGCCGCTGTTCGGCGGGCTGATTTCGGCGCTGGGCCTGGCCTGGCTCTACGGCTTGCCGGCACAACCTTCGATGCTGCACGACCTGCTGCTGCCGACGCTGCTCACCGGAGTGGGGTGCGGCCTGACCCTGATGAGCGCCACCCAGGCGGTGCTTTCAGGGGTGCCGCAAGGGGATTGCGGGTTGGCGGCGGGCCTGCAGAATGCCGCGCGGCAGTTGGGCGGAGCCATTGGCTTGGCGCTGCTGGTAGCACTGGCCCATGGGGTCAGTGGCGATCTGGCGGGCACGGTGCCGCCCGTTGCGGCGGAACTGGCCGGCTATCAGGCGGCCTTTCTGGCGGCAGCGCTGATCAGTTGCGCTTCGGCGCTGTTGTCCCTGGCGCTCAGGCACGGCGAAAGCTGA